In one window of Myxococcales bacterium DNA:
- a CDS encoding GFA family protein: MGGCLCGELRYEARRLIDAGYCHCRLCRRSSGAPVLAWASFPIASFSYKQGKPKAYRSSPEGLREFCASCGTQIAFLVAVNPSRIDVNIATLDDPGSIEPEYHIWVGSCVPWLHIDDDLPRYSDEGPDSRNS; the protein is encoded by the coding sequence ATCGGCGGCTGCCTCTGCGGGGAGCTGCGATACGAGGCCCGCAGATTGATTGACGCCGGCTACTGTCACTGCCGACTCTGTCGACGCTCGAGCGGCGCTCCAGTTCTCGCCTGGGCAAGCTTTCCGATCGCGAGTTTCTCCTACAAGCAGGGTAAGCCCAAGGCGTATCGGTCTTCGCCCGAGGGGCTGCGGGAATTTTGCGCGAGCTGTGGCACCCAGATCGCCTTCCTGGTCGCCGTTAATCCCTCGCGGATCGATGTTAATATCGCAACCTTGGACGATCCCGGATCCATTGAGCCGGAGTACCATATCTGGGTCGGGTCCTGCGTGCCCTGGCTACACATTGACGACGACTTGCCACGTTACTCTGACGAAGGTCCCGACTCCCGCAACTCCTGA
- a CDS encoding NAD(P)/FAD-dependent oxidoreductase, whose product MTAASADKYDAIIIGGGHNGLTCAAYLAKAGRKTLVLERRYVLGGAAVTEELYPGFRYTVCSYVVSLLRPEVIRELELAKHGLHLLPLQSSFVPMENGDYFATHPDEASTREEILRHSKRDADIFPKFDQLMYKMAHAVKPILSMVPPDPANPGLRGLRTLRDFGKHLQQLGPDTFHDLTKIMTMSVSDLLDEWFETDIIKALYGLNGIIGTKLGPKSPGTAYVLLHHYMGELDGAFTAWGWQRGGTGGVSEAIASAARSYGAEIRTEAPVSQVIVRNGRAVGVALENGDEIYANTVVSGCDPRVTFRKLVEEKELPDDFVAAIDRFKFRGSSGKVNLSLDALPRFTAMKDDLPVQTIEICPSTDYLERAYDDSSYGGFSKRPYMDIIIPSTIDPTMAPPGKHVMSIFVQYASYEMPEYGNKDQQREAFGNAVIDTLTEFAPNLKELILHKQVLTPWDLEQVFGLSEGNIFHGELTLDQLFFLRPAPGYADFRTPIRNYYQCGSGTHPGGGITSGPGRLAALEILRDRN is encoded by the coding sequence ATGACCGCAGCTAGCGCGGACAAGTACGACGCGATCATCATCGGCGGCGGTCACAACGGTCTGACCTGCGCGGCCTACCTCGCAAAGGCCGGACGCAAGACCCTCGTGCTCGAACGCCGATACGTGCTCGGCGGTGCAGCGGTAACCGAGGAGCTTTACCCGGGTTTCCGTTACACGGTGTGCTCCTACGTCGTGAGCCTGCTTCGCCCCGAGGTGATCCGGGAACTCGAGCTCGCCAAGCACGGGCTGCACCTCCTCCCGCTCCAAAGTTCGTTTGTGCCGATGGAGAACGGAGACTACTTCGCGACCCATCCGGACGAGGCCAGCACACGCGAAGAGATCCTGCGACACTCGAAGCGCGACGCCGACATCTTCCCGAAGTTCGATCAGCTCATGTACAAGATGGCGCACGCGGTAAAGCCAATCCTGAGCATGGTGCCGCCCGACCCTGCGAATCCGGGACTGCGGGGCCTGCGCACACTGCGGGACTTTGGCAAGCACCTCCAGCAACTCGGCCCGGACACTTTTCACGATCTCACGAAGATCATGACGATGAGCGTCTCCGATCTTCTCGACGAGTGGTTCGAGACCGACATCATCAAGGCGCTGTACGGCCTCAACGGCATCATCGGTACGAAGCTCGGGCCCAAGTCTCCGGGCACGGCCTACGTACTGCTGCACCACTACATGGGCGAATTGGACGGCGCGTTCACCGCCTGGGGCTGGCAACGGGGCGGGACCGGCGGTGTGAGCGAGGCCATCGCGAGCGCCGCCCGCAGCTACGGCGCCGAGATCCGTACCGAGGCACCGGTCTCCCAGGTGATCGTGAGAAATGGTCGGGCGGTGGGTGTCGCCCTCGAGAACGGCGACGAGATCTATGCCAACACCGTCGTGTCGGGCTGCGATCCTCGGGTCACGTTCCGCAAACTCGTCGAGGAGAAGGAACTCCCCGACGATTTCGTTGCTGCGATCGATCGCTTCAAGTTCCGCGGCTCGTCGGGCAAGGTCAATCTTTCCCTCGACGCCCTGCCCAGGTTCACTGCGATGAAGGACGACTTGCCCGTGCAGACGATCGAGATCTGCCCGAGCACGGACTACCTCGAGCGCGCCTACGACGACTCGAGCTACGGGGGCTTCTCGAAACGTCCTTACATGGACATCATCATTCCCAGCACGATCGACCCCACGATGGCTCCGCCCGGAAAGCACGTGATGTCAATCTTCGTGCAATACGCTTCCTACGAAATGCCTGAGTACGGGAACAAAGATCAGCAGCGCGAGGCTTTCGGCAACGCAGTGATCGATACCCTCACTGAGTTCGCACCGAACCTGAAGGAACTCATCTTGCACAAGCAGGTGCTGACACCCTGGGACCTCGAGCAGGTGTTCGGCCTCAGCGAGGGCAATATCTTCCACGGAGAACTCACCCTCGATCAGCTCTTCTTTCTACGGCCCGCCCCGGGCTACGCAGACTTCCGTACACCTATCCGCAACTACTATCAGTGCGGGTCCGGCACCCATCCCGGCGGCGGAATCACGTCCGGCCCCGGACGCCTTGCGGCGCTCGAAATTTTGAGGGACCGAAACTGA
- the aguB gene encoding N-carbamoylputrescine amidase, with protein MREVTVAATQMACTWDLDANVARALELVREAASRGANIIQIQELFETPYFPAEEREEYFELAKPLDGHPTIAKMSALARELEVVLPVSFFERAGNAYFNSLAIVDADGSVMGIYRKSHIPDGPGYEEKYYFNPGDTGFRVWKTRYGNIGAAICWDQWFPECARAMALLDAEIFFYPTAIGDEPQHDPVDSRRSWQRVMQGHAAANLIPVVASNRIGTEESASKLTFYGSSFITDIDGEIVAEASTDEQTVLTATFDLDAQRTRRASWGFFRDRRPDLYPRLLTLDGTTD; from the coding sequence ATGAGAGAAGTCACCGTTGCGGCCACCCAGATGGCCTGCACGTGGGACCTGGACGCAAACGTCGCGCGCGCGCTGGAGCTGGTCCGGGAAGCGGCCTCGCGAGGGGCGAACATCATTCAGATTCAGGAACTCTTCGAAACGCCATACTTCCCAGCCGAGGAGCGAGAAGAATATTTCGAACTGGCAAAGCCGCTGGACGGGCACCCGACGATCGCAAAGATGTCGGCACTCGCGAGGGAGCTCGAGGTGGTCCTGCCCGTCAGCTTCTTCGAGCGTGCGGGCAATGCATATTTCAATTCGCTCGCGATCGTCGACGCGGACGGCAGCGTGATGGGCATCTATCGCAAGAGCCATATTCCGGACGGCCCAGGCTACGAAGAGAAGTACTACTTCAACCCCGGCGACACGGGCTTCCGAGTCTGGAAGACCCGCTACGGCAACATCGGCGCGGCGATCTGCTGGGACCAGTGGTTCCCGGAGTGCGCTCGGGCAATGGCTCTGTTGGACGCCGAGATCTTCTTCTATCCCACGGCCATCGGAGACGAGCCCCAGCACGATCCCGTCGACTCGAGGCGTTCATGGCAACGGGTGATGCAGGGCCACGCCGCCGCGAACCTGATCCCGGTCGTCGCCTCGAACCGGATCGGTACGGAGGAATCGGCCTCGAAGCTCACGTTCTACGGCTCCTCGTTCATCACCGACATCGACGGCGAGATCGTCGCCGAGGCTTCGACGGACGAGCAGACGGTCTTGACGGCGACCTTCGACCTCGACGCGCAGCGGACGAGACGTGCGTCCTGGGGATTCTTCCGGGATCGCCGGCCCGATCTCTACCCCCGTCTCCTGACTCTCGACGGCACCACGGACTGA
- a CDS encoding aminomethyl transferase family protein has translation MPRKSPFHAHTSELCTSQNWQEWAGYLSAESYELDHMREYNAVRTSAALFDVSPLFKYHVRGRDAGRLLDRVVTRDVSKCQRDQVLYTTWCDDDGKIIDDGTLARIGEDSYRLTAAMPTIDWLQDNALGLEVEIEDTTHDFGALALQGPTSRDLLQQLTRTDLGRLPFFYQVEDELAGAPVRIARTGYTGDLGFEIFVEAKYAGRVWEAIADTGRAYNLQPAGLVALDIVRIEAGLLLVEVDFVSSVHTFFEVQKSTPYELGLGWTVKLGKDSFVGRTALRKERERGPDWQTVGLVVDILALEKIYADYGMPLQLPYTSWNSAVPVYARNEPGTPIGKATSGTWSPILKLYVVIARVRPQYAKPGSRIFLEETVEGRRYQVPAEVVKLPFFDPARKKETLS, from the coding sequence ATGCCCCGCAAAAGCCCGTTCCACGCTCACACCTCGGAACTGTGTACCAGTCAGAACTGGCAAGAGTGGGCCGGCTACTTGTCGGCGGAGAGCTACGAACTCGATCACATGCGCGAGTACAACGCAGTGCGGACCTCTGCTGCGCTCTTCGATGTCTCGCCGCTTTTTAAGTACCACGTGCGCGGCCGGGACGCGGGCCGACTGCTCGATCGCGTGGTGACGCGCGACGTGTCGAAGTGCCAAAGAGATCAGGTCTTGTACACGACCTGGTGCGACGACGACGGAAAGATCATCGACGACGGAACCCTCGCGCGGATAGGCGAAGACAGCTATCGCCTGACCGCGGCAATGCCGACCATCGACTGGTTACAGGACAACGCCCTGGGGCTCGAGGTCGAGATCGAAGACACAACCCACGACTTCGGGGCGCTCGCCCTTCAGGGTCCGACATCGCGCGACTTGCTGCAGCAGCTGACCCGTACAGATCTCGGCCGCCTGCCGTTCTTCTACCAGGTCGAAGACGAGTTGGCGGGTGCGCCGGTGCGAATCGCGCGCACGGGCTACACCGGAGACCTGGGTTTTGAGATCTTCGTCGAGGCGAAGTACGCCGGGCGGGTCTGGGAGGCGATCGCCGATACGGGTCGGGCCTACAACCTGCAGCCCGCCGGCCTCGTGGCCCTCGACATCGTGCGCATCGAAGCAGGTCTGCTGCTGGTCGAGGTCGACTTCGTGTCGTCCGTCCACACGTTTTTCGAAGTTCAGAAATCCACGCCCTACGAACTCGGCCTGGGTTGGACCGTGAAACTCGGCAAGGACTCGTTCGTCGGGCGCACAGCGCTCCGCAAGGAGAGAGAGCGGGGACCCGACTGGCAGACCGTCGGGCTCGTCGTCGACATCCTCGCACTCGAAAAAATCTACGCCGATTACGGCATGCCGCTTCAGCTCCCGTACACGTCGTGGAACTCGGCGGTGCCCGTCTACGCACGCAACGAGCCGGGCACACCGATCGGCAAGGCGACCAGCGGCACCTGGTCTCCGATCCTCAAACTGTATGTTGTGATCGCGCGCGTGCGTCCCCAGTATGCGAAACCCGGTAGCCGGATTTTTCTCGAGGAGACCGTCGAGGGCCGCCGCTATCAGGTTCCCGCAGAAGTCGTGAAGCTCCCGTTCTTCGATCCTGCGCGCAAGAAGGAAACACTTTCATGA
- a CDS encoding agmatine deiminase family protein — translation MGNPVDDGYRMPAEWTPHTRCWMSWPCEPEVFPDLPLGRDAYAAVARAIARFEPVTMIANPDHVADAQTRCGDTVEVLAIEIDDSWTRDTGPTYLVDGRGGLGGVDWPFNNYGELTPDYENDKLVAGRILKHSGARRFEAPFILEGGAIHTDGEGTLLTTENVVLNPNRNPDLTKAKAEEVFRVHLGVEKVIWLDNALDVDSTDGHVDNLACFVRPGIVAALVAEDRADSQYAPLQENLERLRSAKDAAGRSLEIIEICQPSRREFQGERLPMSYINFYIANGGIVLPVFDDPADKPAIEAIERAFPDRVVVPVPGINIVRSGGCVHCITQQEPKP, via the coding sequence ATGGGAAACCCAGTCGACGACGGTTATAGAATGCCCGCGGAATGGACACCGCATACGCGCTGCTGGATGTCCTGGCCATGCGAGCCGGAAGTGTTCCCCGACCTGCCACTCGGCCGCGACGCCTACGCGGCGGTCGCGCGCGCGATCGCGCGCTTCGAGCCGGTAACGATGATCGCAAACCCCGATCACGTCGCAGACGCGCAGACCCGCTGCGGTGACACCGTCGAGGTTCTCGCAATCGAGATCGACGATTCATGGACCCGGGACACCGGGCCAACCTACCTCGTCGACGGGCGAGGGGGACTGGGCGGCGTCGACTGGCCGTTCAACAACTATGGCGAGCTCACCCCCGACTACGAAAACGACAAGCTCGTCGCCGGGCGCATCCTGAAGCACTCGGGGGCGCGACGCTTCGAGGCCCCCTTCATCCTCGAGGGCGGTGCGATCCACACCGATGGAGAGGGCACGCTTCTCACAACCGAGAACGTCGTACTGAATCCGAACCGGAACCCCGATCTCACGAAGGCGAAGGCCGAGGAAGTGTTTCGCGTACACCTCGGTGTGGAAAAGGTGATCTGGCTCGACAACGCCCTCGACGTCGACTCAACCGACGGTCACGTGGACAATCTCGCATGCTTCGTCCGGCCCGGGATCGTGGCGGCGCTGGTTGCGGAGGATCGGGCGGACTCTCAGTATGCACCGCTACAGGAAAACCTCGAGCGGCTCCGAAGCGCGAAGGACGCCGCGGGTCGGTCGCTGGAAATCATCGAGATTTGCCAGCCGAGTCGCAGGGAATTCCAGGGCGAACGCCTCCCGATGTCGTACATCAACTTCTACATCGCGAACGGCGGGATCGTGCTCCCCGTGTTCGACGACCCGGCGGACAAGCCCGCCATCGAAGCAATCGAGCGCGCCTTCCCCGACCGCGTCGTGGTGCCGGTACCCGGCATCAACATCGTCCGGTCCGGGGGATGTGTTCACTGCATCACGCAACAGGAGCCAAAGCCATGA